One Erythrobacter sp. SDW2 genomic region harbors:
- a CDS encoding LacI family DNA-binding transcriptional regulator, whose product MSRDERRLTSFDVAARAGVSQSTVSRALSGSPTITEATRLRVMEAARELGYVVDERAARLRSGISKTVAVVVIGRPGQGAAAVNPFYYSLLGSVCTAAATLGYQSLVSIQSEPEQFFGQFIERGQADAVVVLGTATNREAWRYFSDYREQQDNLAFWGAPFDGQGYVRSDNHEGARLAVERLVAGGYQRIAFIGETDGAQRQFRERYEGYKAALEAAGLPVFEPVTAPGGTREEQGAGAIASLRKDETGFDALFSACDAMALGALAALREARVSVPDEVGVIGFDGLGVGAHSSPPLTTIEPDFAEAGLNLVEAALGGANDDRDRRVSVTLVERASARAAR is encoded by the coding sequence GTGAGCAGGGACGAGAGGCGATTGACCTCCTTCGACGTGGCAGCGCGCGCCGGCGTGTCGCAATCGACCGTGTCGCGCGCCCTGTCAGGCTCGCCCACCATAACCGAGGCGACGCGGCTCCGCGTCATGGAGGCCGCGCGCGAGCTTGGCTACGTCGTCGATGAACGCGCCGCACGCCTGCGCAGCGGAATCAGCAAGACTGTGGCGGTGGTCGTCATCGGTCGGCCGGGGCAGGGCGCCGCGGCGGTCAATCCGTTCTACTACTCACTGCTCGGCAGCGTCTGCACCGCAGCGGCGACGCTCGGCTACCAGTCGCTGGTCTCGATCCAGTCGGAGCCGGAGCAATTCTTCGGCCAGTTCATCGAGCGTGGGCAGGCCGATGCGGTAGTGGTGCTGGGGACAGCGACCAACCGCGAAGCGTGGCGCTATTTCAGCGATTACCGCGAGCAGCAGGACAATCTCGCCTTCTGGGGCGCACCGTTCGACGGGCAAGGTTACGTTCGCTCCGACAACCATGAGGGTGCACGGCTGGCGGTCGAAAGGCTGGTCGCGGGCGGGTATCAGCGGATCGCCTTCATCGGCGAGACGGACGGAGCGCAGCGTCAGTTCCGCGAGCGTTACGAGGGATACAAGGCTGCGCTTGAAGCGGCCGGGCTGCCGGTTTTCGAGCCCGTCACGGCGCCCGGCGGTACCCGCGAGGAGCAAGGCGCAGGGGCCATTGCATCGCTTCGGAAGGATGAGACAGGGTTCGACGCACTCTTCTCCGCCTGCGATGCGATGGCACTGGGCGCGCTGGCTGCATTGCGCGAGGCTAGGGTATCGGTCCCGGACGAAGTCGGGGTGATCGGCTTCGACGGGCTCGGCGTCGGGGCGCATTCCTCGCCGCCGCTGACTACGATCGAGCCCGATTTTGCCGAAGCCGGCCTGAACCTTGTCGAGGCTGCGCTCGGCGGGGCGAATGACGACCGCGACCGCCGGGTCTCTGTCACCCTGGTCGAACGCGCCAGCGCCCGCGCCGCGCGCTGA
- a CDS encoding tryptophan halogenase family protein, with the protein MSELKAPDVVILGGGSAGWITACLLHHEWAGKGGSIIVVESPEIGIIGVGEGSTPQLKAFFDMLGVDEAEWMAACNATYKLGIRFNGWSERAGFESYYHPFPGPVDLHSEPHFIQNCTLARHGLDVPAHPDPYFLATLLSERGLGPQAGENFPFAPSYGYHFDAYAIGAFLRAWAVARGVRHLPLKVESVERTAEGDIAALLCEGGERVEGTLFVDCSGFRSMLAQQELGVEFLPFADNLFNDSAVVMPTGHVAPFKPQTDATAMKAGWRWTIPLTNRVGNGYVYSSKYISDEDAESELRAALGVGEDGPQARFLKMKVGRVAESWHRNCLAVGLSQGFLEPLEATALHIVIVTALEFAQAYEAGGFGALHRDAFNASIGARYEGIRDYIVAHYRLNQRTDTQYWRDNAANQNLSKGLKAMMTAWFRQQDLSAANDEAYGGKRYYANASWHCLFAGYGTFPPQEKLRPAPPQARVADLTGVEGMLDACARNFAPYNPAMATLAN; encoded by the coding sequence ATGAGCGAGCTTAAAGCACCCGATGTCGTGATCCTCGGCGGCGGCAGCGCGGGGTGGATCACCGCCTGCCTGTTGCACCATGAATGGGCGGGCAAGGGCGGGTCGATCATCGTCGTCGAGAGCCCCGAGATCGGCATCATTGGCGTGGGCGAGGGTTCGACCCCGCAACTCAAGGCTTTCTTCGACATGCTGGGGGTGGACGAGGCCGAGTGGATGGCGGCCTGCAACGCCACCTACAAGCTCGGCATCCGCTTCAACGGCTGGAGCGAGCGAGCCGGCTTCGAGAGCTATTACCACCCGTTCCCCGGCCCGGTGGACCTGCATAGCGAGCCGCATTTCATCCAGAATTGCACGCTGGCGCGGCACGGTCTCGACGTACCGGCGCATCCCGATCCGTACTTCCTCGCCACGCTGCTGAGCGAACGCGGCCTGGGGCCGCAGGCGGGCGAGAACTTCCCTTTCGCACCGAGCTATGGCTATCACTTCGACGCCTATGCGATCGGCGCGTTCCTGCGCGCTTGGGCGGTGGCTCGCGGCGTCAGGCACCTTCCGCTCAAGGTCGAGTCAGTCGAACGCACGGCAGAGGGCGATATTGCCGCGCTGCTGTGCGAAGGGGGCGAGCGGGTCGAAGGCACGCTTTTCGTCGATTGCTCGGGCTTCCGCTCGATGCTGGCGCAGCAGGAATTGGGTGTCGAATTCCTGCCCTTCGCAGATAATCTGTTCAACGACAGTGCGGTCGTCATGCCGACCGGCCACGTTGCACCGTTCAAACCACAGACCGATGCCACCGCCATGAAGGCCGGTTGGCGCTGGACCATCCCGCTGACGAACCGCGTCGGCAATGGCTATGTCTATTCCTCGAAGTATATCTCCGACGAGGACGCCGAGAGCGAACTGCGCGCAGCGCTGGGAGTTGGCGAGGACGGGCCGCAAGCGCGCTTCCTCAAGATGAAGGTCGGGCGGGTGGCGGAAAGCTGGCACCGCAACTGCCTCGCGGTAGGGCTGTCGCAGGGCTTCCTCGAACCGCTCGAGGCGACGGCGCTGCATATCGTCATCGTCACCGCGCTGGAGTTCGCGCAGGCCTATGAGGCAGGCGGCTTCGGGGCGCTGCACCGCGATGCTTTCAATGCGTCGATCGGTGCGCGCTACGAGGGCATTCGCGACTACATCGTCGCGCATTACCGGCTCAACCAGCGGACCGATACACAATACTGGCGCGACAACGCCGCCAACCAGAATCTGTCCAAGGGCCTGAAGGCGATGATGACCGCATGGTTCCGGCAGCAGGACCTGAGCGCCGCCAATGACGAAGCCTATGGCGGCAAGCGTTATTACGCCAACGCCAGCTGGCATTGCCTGTTTGCCGGTTACGGCACCTTCCCGCCGCAGGAGAAGCTCCGCCCCGCCCCGCCACAGGCGCGGGTGGCGGATCTGACAGGGGTCGAGGGCATGCTCGATGCCTGCGCGCGCAACTTTGCGCCGTACAATCCGGCAATGGCGACGCTAGCCAATTGA
- a CDS encoding alpha/beta hydrolase yields the protein MTPQAEAPDVTDTGRFVEVEKIVVEGLPDQRLSIWLPPGYDSGTRRYPVLYMHDGHNLFDPAKSNFNKVWAADKAMRAAMATGKVEPHIIVGMWPPGPDRYRQYLPQFTAERATGGIAASIRDNSNGGPVVSARYLAWITDELKPQIDCDYRTLTGPEHTAIAGSSMGGIMSCYAIVERPDVFGRAACVSSHWPIALPEEAEADRAQVFGIWQDWLGEKLGRPAGRRIWMDHGTATLDSYYAPYQQVIDRSFREAGWTEGKDFRSEVYEGKEHEENAWAARLPEIFGWLLSER from the coding sequence ATGACCCCGCAAGCCGAGGCACCTGACGTGACCGATACGGGCCGCTTCGTCGAAGTCGAGAAGATCGTGGTCGAGGGGCTACCCGACCAGCGGTTGAGCATCTGGTTGCCGCCGGGCTATGACAGCGGCACCCGGCGCTATCCGGTGCTCTACATGCACGACGGGCACAATCTGTTCGATCCGGCCAAGTCCAACTTCAACAAGGTGTGGGCGGCGGACAAGGCTATGCGGGCGGCAATGGCGACCGGCAAGGTCGAACCGCATATCATCGTGGGCATGTGGCCGCCGGGGCCGGATCGCTATCGGCAATATTTGCCGCAGTTTACTGCCGAGCGTGCGACTGGCGGGATCGCCGCCAGCATCCGCGACAACAGCAATGGCGGGCCCGTTGTATCTGCCCGATACCTCGCGTGGATCACCGACGAGCTCAAGCCGCAGATCGACTGCGACTATCGCACGCTGACTGGTCCCGAGCATACGGCCATTGCCGGGTCGAGCATGGGCGGGATCATGAGCTGCTATGCCATCGTCGAGCGGCCCGATGTATTCGGCCGAGCGGCCTGCGTCAGCTCGCACTGGCCGATCGCCTTGCCCGAGGAAGCCGAGGCCGACCGGGCGCAGGTGTTCGGAATCTGGCAGGACTGGCTGGGCGAGAAGCTGGGCCGACCGGCCGGCCGCCGCATCTGGATGGATCACGGCACTGCAACGCTCGACAGCTATTACGCGCCCTACCAGCAGGTTATCGACCGGAGCTTCCGCGAAGCCGGATGGACCGAAGGCAAGGATTTCCGCTCCGAGGTCTATGAAGGCAAGGAGCATGAGGAAAACGCCTGGGCCGCCCGCTTGCCGGAAATTTTCGGCTGGCTACTGTCGGAGCGATGA
- a CDS encoding glycoside hydrolase family 97 protein, translated as MRLLLAAVSSLAFATPLAAAEVSSPDGRITVELDVDGDGVPFYRVERDGKEIIAESDLGFLFTDEEPMRRNFVVESESKRSADSTWEQPWGERRFVRDNHNELLITFRENRETATRALTVRMRVFDDGFGFRYEFDRPADRVTNIADELTEFVIAPRGTAWWINAGAFNRYEYLYNQTPIEAVSTAHTPMTVRLEDGQHLSFHEAALVDYSAMWLKRFDGQRFRATLSPSSRGPKVVRKGSFTTPWRSVRISDDAAGLVESDLELNLNEPNALGDVSFFKPAKYIGIWWGMISNRWTWAQGDRHGATTERAKQYIDFAAKHGFRGILIEGWNVGWDGNWFGNGRDYSFTEAYPDFDFEAVTAYAKQKGVHIIGHHETGGNIEVYEAQLEDALDLYAANGVDVVKTGYVADAGGIISCNADISDPCGDEIFEWHDGQRMVQHHLKVVKEAAERGISINPHEPVKDTGLRRTYPNWVAREGARGMEYNAWGAFANGPDHEPTLVYTRMLSGPMDYTPGVLGLVGDNNYPMASTLAKQLGLYLAIYSPIQMAADFVESLEAHPKELEFIKAVPADWSESHLIDGAVGDYAIFARKDRNSEDWYAGGVNDATERTVTLTFDFLDEGKTYKVKVWKDGPEATYLTEKRHDIAYDTLTVKKGDTYTVRLAPGGGLAMQLKADK; from the coding sequence ATGCGCTTGCTGCTCGCCGCCGTTTCGTCGTTGGCCTTTGCCACCCCCCTGGCAGCGGCCGAAGTTTCCTCGCCCGATGGCCGTATCACTGTCGAGCTGGACGTCGATGGCGACGGGGTGCCGTTCTACCGTGTCGAGCGTGACGGCAAGGAGATCATCGCCGAGAGCGACCTCGGCTTCCTGTTCACCGACGAAGAGCCGATGCGGCGCAATTTCGTGGTCGAGAGCGAAAGCAAGCGCAGCGCGGATTCCACCTGGGAACAGCCGTGGGGCGAGCGTCGCTTCGTCCGCGACAATCACAACGAACTGCTTATCACCTTCCGCGAGAACCGCGAAACCGCCACGCGGGCGCTGACGGTGCGGATGCGGGTGTTCGATGACGGCTTCGGCTTCCGCTACGAGTTCGACCGTCCGGCCGACCGGGTCACCAACATTGCCGATGAGCTGACGGAGTTCGTCATCGCGCCCAGGGGCACGGCGTGGTGGATCAACGCCGGGGCCTTCAACCGCTACGAATATCTCTATAACCAGACTCCGATCGAGGCCGTCTCTACCGCGCACACTCCGATGACGGTGCGGCTGGAGGATGGCCAGCACTTGTCGTTCCACGAGGCGGCGCTGGTCGACTATTCGGCCATGTGGCTCAAGCGGTTCGACGGACAGCGCTTCCGTGCGACCCTTTCGCCATCGAGCCGTGGCCCCAAGGTGGTGCGCAAGGGCAGCTTCACCACGCCCTGGCGCAGCGTCCGCATCAGCGATGATGCCGCCGGGCTGGTCGAGAGCGATCTCGAACTCAACCTCAACGAGCCAAACGCACTGGGCGACGTCAGCTTTTTCAAACCCGCCAAGTATATCGGCATCTGGTGGGGGATGATCTCCAACCGCTGGACCTGGGCGCAGGGCGACCGTCACGGAGCGACGACCGAGCGAGCCAAGCAATACATCGATTTTGCCGCCAAGCACGGCTTCCGCGGTATCCTGATCGAAGGCTGGAACGTCGGCTGGGACGGCAACTGGTTCGGTAACGGCCGCGACTACAGCTTCACCGAGGCCTATCCCGATTTCGACTTCGAGGCAGTGACGGCCTACGCCAAACAGAAGGGCGTTCACATTATCGGCCACCACGAAACCGGCGGGAATATCGAGGTTTACGAGGCACAGCTCGAAGATGCGCTCGATCTTTATGCCGCCAATGGTGTCGATGTGGTCAAGACCGGCTATGTCGCCGACGCGGGCGGGATCATTTCCTGCAACGCCGATATCTCCGACCCTTGCGGCGACGAGATTTTCGAATGGCACGATGGCCAGCGCATGGTCCAGCACCACCTCAAGGTGGTGAAGGAAGCGGCCGAGCGCGGGATTTCCATCAACCCGCACGAGCCGGTCAAGGACACCGGCCTCAGGCGGACCTATCCCAACTGGGTCGCCCGCGAGGGTGCGCGCGGTATGGAATACAATGCCTGGGGCGCCTTTGCCAACGGGCCGGATCACGAGCCGACGCTGGTCTATACCCGGATGCTCTCGGGCCCGATGGACTACACGCCGGGTGTGCTGGGGCTGGTGGGCGACAACAACTATCCCATGGCCTCGACACTGGCGAAGCAGCTCGGGCTGTATCTCGCGATCTATTCGCCGATCCAGATGGCGGCGGACTTCGTCGAAAGCCTCGAAGCCCATCCGAAGGAGCTGGAGTTCATCAAGGCAGTCCCGGCCGACTGGTCGGAAAGCCACCTGATCGACGGTGCGGTGGGCGACTATGCGATCTTCGCGCGCAAGGATCGCAACAGCGAAGACTGGTACGCCGGGGGCGTCAACGACGCGACCGAGCGCACTGTCACGCTGACCTTCGACTTCCTCGACGAAGGCAAGACCTACAAGGTCAAGGTGTGGAAGGATGGCCCGGAAGCGACCTATCTGACCGAGAAGCGCCACGACATCGCTTATGATACTCTGACTGTGAAGAAGGGCGATACCTACACCGTCCGCCTCGCACCCGGTGGTGGCCTCGCAATGCAGCTCAAAGCCGACAAGTGA
- a CDS encoding alpha-amylase family glycosyl hydrolase, producing the protein MATMTQPAADPAPSRPWWKGAVIYQIYPRSFMDSNGDGVGDLPGITARLEHVASLGVDAIWISPFFKSPMKDFGYDVSDYCDVDPLFGTLADFDVLVARAHALGLRVLIDQVYSHTSDEHPWFAESRSSKHNDKADWYVWADAKPDGSPPSNWQSVFGGPAWTWDARRGQYYMHNFLSSQPQLNGHNPAVQDALLAVTRFWLDRGVDGYRIDALNFLMFDPELRDNPPAPPSDKQRTRPFDFQLQKHNMSHPDIPAFLARIRQVTDEYQAIFTVAEVGGNEAEAEMKAFTEGETHLNSAYGFNFLYADQLTPGLVCSALAQWPDEQGVGWPSWAFENHDAPRALSRWCAPEHRDAFARLKALLLMSLRGNAIIYYGEELGLTQVDIPFDQLHDPEAIANWPLTLSRDGARTPMPWQSQATCAGFGSTDPWLPVGAENFTRAVDVQDGDAASLLAFNRKAIALRAANPALRHGAVTACHANGPLLDLQREADGQAVRCLFNIGADPRPLAGVQGKVLLAANNATPDQLPPFGALILEN; encoded by the coding sequence ATGGCTACAATGACCCAGCCTGCGGCCGATCCGGCCCCGTCACGACCTTGGTGGAAGGGCGCGGTGATCTACCAGATCTATCCGCGCAGTTTCATGGATTCGAACGGCGACGGGGTGGGGGACTTGCCCGGCATCACCGCACGGTTGGAGCATGTCGCCTCGCTCGGCGTCGATGCGATCTGGATCTCGCCCTTCTTCAAGTCGCCGATGAAGGACTTCGGTTACGACGTCAGCGATTATTGCGACGTCGATCCGCTGTTCGGCACGCTCGCGGATTTCGATGTGCTGGTCGCCCGCGCCCATGCGCTGGGCCTGCGCGTCCTGATCGACCAGGTCTATTCCCACACCTCCGACGAACACCCATGGTTCGCGGAGAGCCGCTCCAGCAAACATAACGACAAGGCGGACTGGTACGTGTGGGCCGATGCCAAGCCCGACGGGTCGCCTCCGTCCAACTGGCAAAGCGTGTTCGGTGGCCCGGCGTGGACATGGGATGCCCGCCGCGGCCAGTACTACATGCACAATTTCCTCAGCAGCCAGCCGCAGCTCAATGGCCACAACCCGGCAGTGCAGGACGCGCTGCTGGCGGTGACGCGCTTCTGGCTCGATCGCGGGGTCGACGGCTATCGCATCGATGCGCTCAATTTCCTGATGTTCGATCCGGAACTGCGCGACAATCCACCGGCGCCGCCGAGTGACAAGCAGCGCACCAGGCCGTTCGATTTCCAGCTGCAGAAGCACAACATGTCGCACCCCGACATTCCCGCTTTCCTCGCCCGCATCCGGCAGGTGACGGACGAATATCAGGCGATTTTCACCGTCGCGGAAGTCGGCGGCAACGAAGCCGAAGCGGAGATGAAGGCCTTCACCGAGGGCGAGACGCATCTCAATTCGGCCTATGGTTTCAATTTCCTCTACGCCGACCAACTGACACCCGGTCTGGTGTGCAGCGCGCTCGCGCAATGGCCCGACGAACAGGGCGTCGGCTGGCCGAGCTGGGCGTTCGAGAACCATGACGCGCCGCGCGCGCTGTCGCGGTGGTGCGCACCCGAGCATCGCGACGCTTTCGCCCGCCTCAAGGCGCTGCTCCTGATGAGCCTGCGCGGCAATGCGATCATCTATTACGGTGAGGAACTGGGACTGACGCAGGTCGATATCCCGTTCGACCAGCTGCACGACCCCGAAGCCATCGCCAACTGGCCGCTGACCCTGTCGCGCGACGGGGCTCGCACCCCGATGCCGTGGCAGTCGCAAGCCACCTGCGCCGGGTTCGGCTCGACCGATCCATGGCTCCCGGTCGGGGCGGAGAACTTCACCCGCGCGGTCGACGTGCAGGATGGCGACGCTGCATCGCTGCTGGCCTTTAACCGCAAGGCCATTGCCCTGCGCGCGGCCAATCCGGCCCTGCGCCATGGGGCGGTGACGGCATGCCACGCCAACGGCCCGCTGCTCGACCTGCAGCGGGAGGCTGACGGCCAAGCCGTGCGCTGTCTGTTCAACATCGGCGCCGACCCGCGCCCGCTTGCCGGGGTCCAGGGCAAGGTCCTGCTCGCCGCCAACAACGCCACCCCCGACCAACTGCCGCCCTTTGGCGCGCTGATTCTGGAGAACTGA
- a CDS encoding alpha-amylase family glycosyl hydrolase translates to MRTHLSALTGVALALSACATTPTIAQETASVAGADLRARPVTDEVIYFVLPDRFANGDTANDLGGYQDDRLVSGFDPEAKGFYHGGDLKGLTEKLDYIQGMGVTAIWFAPIFKNKPVQGPAGDESAGYHGYWVTDFTQVDPHFGTNEDFKAFVDAAHARGMKVYMDIITNHTADVIRYAEDEYQYRSKADYPFSTRGGPDGKRINEGFAGDDDPSEANWARLTDPAFAYTPVVPEAEKDIKVPAWLNDPLYYHNRGDSFWIGESSVYGDFVGLDDLATEHPRVVAGMIEIFGSWIDRFGIDGFRIDTAKHVNPEFWQAFVPAMLERAEAKGIPNFHIFGEIAYQSPDAVTNARVMADSGLPYGLDMGFAAAAQLVVSGKAGPRTMAEFLEQDSIYPGGPRTATGLPTFLGNHDFGRFSMFVKQGAEGATPEELLARVKLGHAMMFLLRGVPTIYYGDEQGFVSDGNDQLAREDMFPSKVALYNDNDLLGTDQTTADDNFNTAHPLYRLMGDLSKVRLGNPALMRGLTKLRNFDHEGPGLLAVERYDPESGRRVLVAFNTSGEAITRNVEVDFGATGISGLLGDCPAGIAAPGAVKLTIPAFGYAACELTFGKED, encoded by the coding sequence ATGCGCACCCACCTGTCCGCCCTGACCGGCGTCGCCCTGGCGCTGTCCGCCTGTGCCACGACGCCGACGATCGCGCAGGAGACCGCATCGGTCGCCGGGGCCGATCTGCGGGCGCGGCCCGTGACCGACGAGGTGATCTATTTCGTGCTGCCCGACCGCTTCGCCAATGGCGACACCGCCAACGATCTAGGCGGCTACCAGGATGACCGGCTGGTCTCGGGCTTCGATCCGGAAGCCAAGGGCTTCTACCATGGCGGCGACCTCAAGGGTCTGACCGAGAAGCTCGACTATATCCAGGGCATGGGCGTGACCGCGATATGGTTTGCGCCGATCTTCAAGAACAAGCCGGTGCAGGGCCCGGCGGGTGACGAAAGCGCCGGCTATCACGGATACTGGGTGACCGATTTCACCCAGGTCGATCCCCACTTCGGCACCAATGAAGATTTCAAGGCCTTCGTCGATGCGGCCCATGCGCGCGGGATGAAGGTCTATATGGACATCATCACCAACCACACCGCCGACGTCATCCGCTATGCCGAGGACGAGTACCAGTATCGCAGCAAGGCGGATTATCCGTTCTCGACCAGGGGCGGGCCGGACGGCAAACGGATCAACGAAGGCTTTGCCGGAGACGACGATCCGAGCGAGGCCAACTGGGCCAGGCTGACCGATCCCGCCTTCGCCTATACACCGGTGGTTCCCGAGGCAGAGAAGGACATCAAGGTCCCGGCCTGGCTCAACGATCCGCTCTATTACCACAACCGTGGCGACAGCTTCTGGATCGGCGAGAGCAGTGTCTATGGCGATTTCGTCGGGCTCGACGATCTCGCGACCGAGCACCCGCGCGTGGTCGCCGGTATGATCGAGATCTTCGGCAGCTGGATCGACCGCTTCGGCATCGACGGTTTCCGCATCGATACCGCCAAGCACGTCAATCCGGAGTTCTGGCAAGCCTTCGTCCCGGCCATGCTGGAGCGTGCCGAGGCCAAGGGCATTCCCAATTTCCATATCTTCGGCGAGATCGCCTACCAGAGTCCCGATGCGGTCACCAATGCGCGGGTCATGGCAGACAGCGGCCTGCCCTATGGCCTCGATATGGGCTTCGCTGCGGCGGCGCAGCTGGTGGTAAGCGGCAAGGCCGGGCCCCGGACCATGGCCGAATTCCTCGAGCAGGACTCGATCTACCCCGGTGGTCCCAGAACGGCGACGGGGCTGCCGACCTTCCTCGGCAACCACGATTTCGGGCGCTTCTCGATGTTCGTGAAGCAGGGTGCGGAGGGCGCCACGCCCGAGGAACTGCTGGCGCGGGTCAAGCTGGGCCATGCGATGATGTTCCTGCTGCGTGGGGTGCCGACGATCTACTATGGCGACGAGCAGGGCTTCGTGTCCGACGGCAACGACCAGCTGGCGCGCGAGGACATGTTCCCGAGCAAGGTCGCGCTCTACAACGACAACGACCTGCTCGGCACCGACCAGACCACGGCGGACGACAATTTCAACACCGCACATCCGCTCTACCGGCTGATGGGCGACCTGTCGAAGGTACGGCTGGGCAATCCGGCGCTGATGCGCGGGCTCACCAAGCTGCGCAATTTCGACCACGAGGGACCGGGCCTGCTCGCCGTCGAACGCTACGATCCCGAAAGCGGCCGCCGCGTGCTGGTCGCCTTCAACACCTCGGGAGAGGCCATCACCCGCAATGTCGAGGTCGATTTTGGCGCCACCGGCATCTCCGGTTTGCTGGGCGATTGTCCCGCTGGCATCGCCGCTCCCGGCGCGGTCAAACTGACGATCCCGGCCTTCGGCTATGCAGCCTGCGAGCTGACCTTCGGGAAGGAAGACTGA
- a CDS encoding tryptophan halogenase family protein, which yields MKQASSPIVIAGGGTAGWMAAATLGRFSGRKVVLVESDTIGTVGVGEATIPQIRLFNAALGIDEAEFLRETRGTFKLAIEFAGWSGEGDSYLHAFGNVGHGAGLLPFHHYWLRAKAVGHAKPLSDYCLNDGAARAGKMQIWQAQPGQPVPDMPWAYHFDASLYAAYLRRHAEAHGVERVEGIIASVERDGRNGDITALLLDGDRRIEGSFFIDCTGFRSLLLGETLGEEFDDWSHWLPCDRAVAVPCEAKGEFTPYTRSTARQAGWQWRIPLQHRIGNGHVFCSDFMGEDEATAILLANLDGEPTADPRVLKFTTGMRRQQWSHNCLALGLAAGFMEPLESTSIHLVQSSIARLLQMLPGNAVAPAIRDEFNRQAAFEWSRIRDFLILHYWANGRAGEPFWDRCRAMDLPETLTAKIEAFRAAGYIHREHEELFTEQGWLQVLVGQGVMPESWNPIADAMPDAELEAMLAQISETNRRLVAAMPAHAPFLRAYIDPARERKSA from the coding sequence ATGAAACAGGCCTCTTCCCCCATAGTCATCGCCGGCGGCGGAACCGCCGGCTGGATGGCGGCAGCCACGCTGGGGCGTTTCTCCGGCCGCAAGGTGGTGCTGGTCGAGTCCGACACCATCGGCACGGTCGGGGTGGGCGAGGCGACGATTCCGCAGATCCGCCTGTTCAATGCCGCGCTCGGGATCGACGAGGCCGAATTCCTGCGCGAGACGCGGGGAACCTTCAAACTCGCGATCGAGTTCGCCGGCTGGAGCGGCGAGGGCGATAGCTATCTCCACGCCTTCGGCAATGTCGGCCACGGGGCCGGACTATTGCCGTTCCACCATTACTGGCTGCGAGCAAAAGCCGTCGGCCATGCCAAGCCGCTGTCCGACTATTGCCTCAACGATGGCGCGGCGCGCGCGGGCAAGATGCAGATTTGGCAGGCGCAACCGGGCCAGCCGGTGCCCGACATGCCGTGGGCCTATCACTTCGATGCGTCGCTCTACGCCGCCTATCTGCGCCGCCATGCGGAGGCACATGGGGTAGAGCGGGTCGAAGGCATCATCGCCAGCGTCGAGCGCGATGGCAGGAACGGCGATATCACCGCGCTGTTGCTCGACGGGGATCGCAGGATCGAAGGCAGCTTCTTCATCGACTGCACGGGTTTCCGTTCGCTGCTGCTGGGCGAGACACTTGGCGAGGAATTCGACGACTGGAGCCACTGGCTGCCCTGCGACCGTGCCGTGGCGGTGCCGTGCGAGGCAAAGGGCGAGTTCACCCCCTACACCCGCTCAACCGCGCGCCAGGCCGGGTGGCAGTGGCGCATCCCGCTGCAGCATCGGATCGGCAATGGTCATGTGTTCTGCTCGGACTTCATGGGCGAGGACGAGGCCACGGCGATCCTGCTGGCGAACCTCGATGGCGAGCCTACCGCCGATCCGCGCGTGCTCAAGTTCACGACCGGGATGCGGCGGCAGCAATGGTCGCATAACTGCCTCGCGCTGGGGCTCGCCGCCGGCTTCATGGAGCCGCTCGAATCGACCAGCATTCACCTGGTCCAGAGTTCGATTGCACGACTGCTGCAGATGCTTCCCGGAAACGCGGTGGCTCCGGCAATCCGCGACGAATTCAACCGGCAGGCCGCCTTCGAGTGGAGTCGCATCCGCGATTTCCTGATCCTGCACTATTGGGCCAACGGCCGTGCAGGCGAGCCGTTCTGGGACCGCTGCCGGGCAATGGACTTGCCCGAAACCCTGACCGCAAAGATCGAGGCGTTCCGCGCCGCCGGCTATATCCACCGCGAACACGAAGAGCTCTTCACCGAGCAGGGCTGGCTGCAGGTCCTTGTCGGCCAAGGGGTTATGCCCGAAAGCTGGAACCCGATCGCGGACGCGATGCCCGACGCCGAGCTCGAGGCCATGCTGGCCCAAATTTCCGAAACCAACCGGCGGCTGGTCGCAGCCATGCCCGCCCATGCGCCGTTCCTGCGCGCTTACATCGATCCCGCGAGAGAGAGGAAATCCGCCTGA